The stretch of DNA CAGAACTTCAGCGTCACCAGGGAGAGGATCAGGCAGATCGAGGCGAAGGCGCTGAGGAAGCTGAGGCATCCGAGCAGGTGCAAGAAGTTAAAGCCGTTCTACGAGGATTGAGCCGATTCGCTGCTCAATCCTGACGCGGCGACACGGGGAAAACCTTGATCTTTCTCCGCGTCACCCCTTCTCCCCCTCTCCGTGTCTTGTGTGTCTTGAATTGCCACGGAAGCTATTAAGGTTGTTGACAGACGAGGCGATTCAAGATATCAAGTTTCGTTGGGCCCATAGCTCAGTTGGTTAGAGCCACCGGCTCATAACCGGTAGGTCCTCCGTTCGAGTCGGAGTGGGCCCACCAAAAACAGAGGTGACGCATTGCCGGATAAATATAGAACAGGGAGTTTTTTTGGGGAGGGCGAGGGTTGTCCTGAAAAGGGGGTCCACCCATGAGGGTCCCCGGAGAGAACCGGGAAAGTTGTCTTAAGCCCTGACGCCAGAAGACCAGGTGCACTCGAAGCGAGTGCACCTTTTTTATTTTGGATATTATGTGAATGAAAGCTCCAACGGTTGGACAGATCGTTACACTTATCGAAGAGATCATTCCGCTTTCAATCGGCATGGCCGGCGATCCTCTGGGCCTGCAGTGCGGGGACCCGGCTGCTCAGGTAAAAAAGATCATGTATGCCCTGGACGCCGGTTTAGAGGTCGTCCACCAGGCAGTGGGGAAGGGCGTGGACCTGCTGGTCTCTCACCACCCCATGATCTTTGAACCCCTGGACCATCGTGCCATTACGGGTACAAAGGGCAAGCCCCTCGTCACGGCGGTCAAGGGGAGCCTTTCCGTCTACAGCGTCCACACCAATCTGGACGCGTCACCTGTTGGTATCAACGTTGAGCTGGCGCGCCTGGCCGGTCTGCAGGACACGAAGGTCCTTTCCGGCACCGGGTCCGATGGCTTCAAGGTGGTCGCTTTCGTACCGGCAGGGTCCCTGGAAAAGGTGCGTGATGCTGCCTTTCATGCCGGGGCGGGCCACATCGGTTCCTACTCTCACTGCTCTTTCGCCACCCGGGGAGTCGGCACTTTTTTCGGCGAAGACGCGTCCGGCCCCGCCCGGGGAGAGGCTGGCCGTTTCGAGGAGGCTGACGAGTTCAGGCTGGAGCTGATCGTCAAAGGCGATGTGCTGGCCACGGTCCTTAAATCGATCAGGAGGACCCATCCCTACGAGGAGCCGGCACTGGATGCGTACCCGCTCGAATCCGCGGAAAGCTCCACCGGGATGGGCCTCGTGGGCACCCTGGAAGGGAAAACATCTGTCGGCGAGATCGCTTCCAGGCTGAAGTCGGCCCTCAAGGTCGACACCGCCCGGCTTG from bacterium encodes:
- a CDS encoding Nif3-like dinuclear metal center hexameric protein — protein: MKAPTVGQIVTLIEEIIPLSIGMAGDPLGLQCGDPAAQVKKIMYALDAGLEVVHQAVGKGVDLLVSHHPMIFEPLDHRAITGTKGKPLVTAVKGSLSVYSVHTNLDASPVGINVELARLAGLQDTKVLSGTGSDGFKVVAFVPAGSLEKVRDAAFHAGAGHIGSYSHCSFATRGVGTFFGEDASGPARGEAGRFEEADEFRLELIVKGDVLATVLKSIRRTHPYEEPALDAYPLESAESSTGMGLVGTLEGKTSVGEIASRLKSALKVDTARLVGTRGRKVKTVAVCAGSGSSLLGAAVSAGAQLFITGDMKYHDARSARDMGITVLDMGHFAPERYGLRRFASLLDSRIAQSGWRIDSTFARESDPFVSLS